DNA sequence from the Streptomyces sp. HUAS 15-9 genome:
GGACGTGGCGATCACCGAGCTGGACGTACGGATGGCGCTGCCTTCGGACAGCACGAAGCTGGCCCAGCAGGCCGCCGACTACAAGTCGGTCGTCGCCGCCTGCGTGGCCGTGACCCGCTGCGTCAATGTCACCGTGTGGGGCTTCACCGACTCCGACTCCTGGGTGCCGAGCACCTTCCCGGGGTACGGGGCGGCGACGCCGTACGACGAGAACTACGCGCCGAAACCGGCGTACTACGGGATCGCCGAGGCCCTCGGCGGCGGCACGACCACACCGCCTCCGACCGGCGCCTGCGCGGCGACGTACAGCGTGACCAGCCAGTGGAACACCGGGTTCACCGGGCAGGTGCGGATCTCCTGCTCCGGTGCCTCGCTGTCGTCCTGGAAGGCGAGCTGGACGTACGGTGCGGGCCAGCGGATCACCCAGGCGTGGAACGCCACCTGTACCCAGTCGGGCGCGGCGGTCTCGTGCGTGAACGCCTCGTACAACGGATCGGTTCCGGACGGCGGTTCGGTGACGTTCGGATTCAACGCGTCGTGGAGCGGCGGCAATCCGGTGCCCACGGTGACGCTGGGCTGAGCCACGGCCGGACCCGGGCTGAGGGGACGCTGAGAAGCCTGAGATTTTCCGCAGAAAACGGCATCTCGCCCCGGAACCTAACAATCCCCTAATAATTCGGACTTACGTTCTTGCCGTGACCGTACACGACGAGAACGGCGACGAGCGCAGACGGTTGGGCCGGCGGTCGAGGGCGCTGAAGGCCGCCGGTCTCACCCTGGCGGGAGTACTGGTGCTCGGCATCGCCGCCGGAGGCTGGGCCTACTGGCACCTCGACAACAACATCAAGAGCGTCGACATCAACAGCGCGCTCGGCGACGACCGCCCGGCGAGAGCGGTCGTCACCCCGTCCGCCTCCGCTTCCCCGCTGCCCACCGAGGCCGTGAACATCCTGGTCCTGGGCTCCGACTCGCGCAGCGGCAAGGCGAACAAGGAGCTCGGCGGCGGCAGCAGCTCGGGCGCCCGCTCCGACACGGCGATGGTCGTGCACATCGACGCGGGCCGTACGGAGGCCACCGTCGTCAGCATCCCCCGCGACACGCTGGTCAGCCGCCCCTCCTGCCCGCTGTCCTCCGGGGGCTTTACGGCGGCGGCCTACAACGCCATGTTCAACAGCGCCTATTCGGTGGGCGGCCCGGTGTGCGCGGTCAAGACGGTCGAGTCGATCACGGACGTCCGCATGGACCACTACATCGAGATCGACTTCTCGGGCTTCGCGAAGCTGGTGAACGCCCTGGGTGGAGTCACCGTCACCACCGATGAGGACATCGACGACGACAAGAGCCATCTGCACCTCGCGGCGGGCACCCACCACCTGAACGGCAAGCAGGCCCTGGCGCTCGCCCGTACCCGGCACGGCATAGGCGACGGCAGCGACCTCGGCCGGATAGGCCTGCAGCAGAAGCTGGTGAAGGCCCTGCTGGAACAGATGGCGGCCACCGACCTGCTCACCGACCCCGCCGAGCTGTACCGGGTCGCCGACGCGGTGACCTCCAGCCTGACCACGGACACCGGCCTCGACTCCCTGAAGGAACTGACGCGCCTCGGCCAGAGCCTGAAGGGCCTGTCCTCCGACCACGTGAGAACGCTGACGATGCCGGTGGTCACGGCCCCGTCCGACCCCAACCGCGTGGTGGCGAAGGAACCGGCGGCGAGCGAACTGTGGGACTCCCTGCGGGCGGGCTGAATCGCCGTACGACCTGCGGAAACTCCCGAGGAAGCCGGGGCGTGGAAAAAATCTCCGGAGAATTTCGGGGTGCGTGTCGATTCGGGTGCCTCCCGTTCGACGCATGGGTGAGAGGCGGGGAGAGGCCCCGCCGACCGGACCGAAGGAGCCACCATGCCCCGCTATCTGTCGCTCGTGCGGATCGACGAGTCCACCGCCCCCGCCGACGGCCCCAGCCCCGAGCTGATGCAGCGGATGGGCGAGCTGATCGAGGAGATCACCAAGGCCGGCGTCATGCTCGACACCGCTGGGCTGACCCCCTCCGCCCAGGGCACCCGCGTGCGCTGGGAGGGCGGCGAGCTCTCCGTCACCGACGGACCGTTCACCGAGTCCAAGGAGGTCATCGGCGGCTACGCGCTCATGCAGTGCAAGGACAAGGCCGAGGCCCTGGAATGGGCCAAGCGGTTCCTGAAGGTGCACGAGGCGCACTGGACGGTGACCTGCGAGGTCCGCGAGATCGCCGAGGGCTGACATTTCTTGGCGTACGGCCGAGCTGGTGGCGTTGCATGGTGGGCTTTGACATCCTCTCCCTCTCTCAGGAAAGGGAGATTCCAACCTGGGTGGGTTGAAGTTCACGGACGCTCGACCGCTGGTTCGGCAGTGTCGTCCCCCCGGCACGGGCCGAGGGCCCGGGGCGGCTTTCGCCGTCCTGTCCTGCCGCGACGTTGGTTGCTGCGTTGGTGTCGGCGTTGCAGGTGAAGCCGCAGACGGTGCAGACGAACTCGGCTTGGCTCTTGCGCGAGTTCTTGTCGATCCATCCGCAAGCGCTGCAACGCAGCGAGGTGTACGGGGCGGGTATGTCCTGGACCCGCCCCGGGGCCTTGTGCTCGGTACGTTGACGTAGCAGGCCCCAGCCCTGGGCCAAGATCGCCTTGTTCAACCCGGCCTTCTGGCGCACTCGGTTGCCGGGCCGGTCGACAGTCCCCCTGGCTGACGCAGTCATGTTCTTGATGTTCAGCTTCTCGAACCGGATCAGGTCGTAGTCGCGGGCGAGCATGCCGCTGGTCTTCTCGCACCAGTCCTTGCGACGGTTCGCCTCACGGGTCTTGAGCTTGCAGACCTTCGCGTACTCCGCCGCCTTCCGCGCACTGCCTTTCGGGGCGCGTGCGGCGCGGCGCTGATGCTTTCGGATCTGAGCACGTTCCCTGGCCGTGAGCTGAGGGCAGTTCAGCCTTCGGCCGTCCGACAGGGCGGCGGTGACTCAACGCCCCGGTCGATCCCGATGACCTGTCCCGTTCCCGGTGGGCCGATCGGCGAGGGGATTCGCGCGAAGGCCACGTGCCACTGACCGCTGCGGAATGTGACCCGGAACGTCTTCGCCGCCGGAAGTTCGGGCCGGGTGAGACGGAAACGCACCCATCCGCGGCCGTGTACCTTGACGTGGGCCCGGCGTCGGTTGAGCTTCTGTACCACTACCGAGCGGCCCATGACCTGCTTGCCGGTCTTCGGATTGAGCATCGGCGTGCGGTCGGTGTTGAACTCCGGCACCCGGTCGGTGCCGATGACACGGAAGCCTTCATGCCGGTGTTTCTTCCGCCATGTCGGCTCGCCGAAGCCCGACGTGAACCTCGCGGCTTTGGCTCGGGCGAAGTCCTGCAACGCCTGCTGCTGCACATCGGCGTTTCCGTCCCGCAGCCAATCGTTCTCGGCTCGTGCTTCGGTGAGTTGGCGGCACTGCTCGGCAAAGCCCGGTGCGGGCTTTCTCCCGATCCTCCAATGAGAGTGCTGCTCAACCGCGAGATTCCAGACGTACCGCGCGTGCGCGCAGTGTTGGAGCATCTGCTGCTCCTGCTGCGGCGTCGGGTACATGTGAAATCTCGACTTGGCCCCAATGTAGGGCCATACTCAAAGTGTGATCAAGCTCAACCTCCGACTTCCCGAAGATCTCTATGCACAGGCCAAGGTCGCGGCAGCAGCCGATGACCGATCCCTGAACTCCTGGCTGGTGGCAGTGGTGCGACGCGCGGTTTTCTTGGAGGAGATGCCGAAACGTCCCGCCCGTGACCCGGCCGACACTGACAGACCCGACGACTGTGCAGACTCGACCAGGCTCTGAAGGGGCGGCACGCCCCGCGGAGAGAACAGTGGAACAGCAGCCCACCGAGCAGCCTCCCGAGCGTCCCGAGCAGCCCCCCGCCTCCCGGGCCATCGAGACCGTCTTCCGGCTGGAGTACCCGCGCGTCATCGCCGGCGTGACCCGTATCGTCCGCGATGTCGGTATCGCGGAGGAGCTCGCGCAGGACGCCCTGGTCGCTGCCCTGGAGCAGTGGCCCGGGGACGGTGTGCCCGACAACCCCGGTGCCTGGCTCATGGCCACCGCACGGCACCGTGCCGTGGACCTGGTCCGGCGCCGCGAGCGCTACGCCCGCAAGCTGGCCGAGATCGGCCGGGACCTGGAGACCACCGCTCCGCCGCACGAGCCCGCCGATCCGGCGGACATCGACGACGACCTGCTTCGTCTCGTCTTCACCACCTGCCATCCAGTGCTGTCCGCCGAGGCACGGATCGCCCTCACCCTGCGTCTGCTGGGCGGTCTGACGACACCGGAGATCGCCCGCGCCTTCCTCGTGCCCGAGCCGACCGTCGCGCAGCGGATCGTGCGCGCGAAGCGCACGCTGGCGACGAAGAACGTCGCCTTCGAGGTTCCGTACGGGCCCGACCGCGAGGCCCGTCTCGGCTCCGTGCTCGACGTCATCTATCTGATCTTCAACGAGGGGTACGCGGCCACGGCCGGGGACGACTGGCTGCGCCCCGCGCTGTGCGAGGACGCCCTGCGCCTGGCCCGTGTCCTGTCCTCCCTCATGCCGAAGGAACCGGAGGTCCACGCCCTGACCTCCCTCCTGGAGTTCCAGGCGTCCCGCGCCGCGGCCCGCACCGGCCCCGACGGCGCACCGGTCCTCCTCAAGGACCAGAACCGCCGCCGCTGGAACCGCATGCTCATCGCCCGCGGCATCAAGGCCCTCGCCCGCGCGGACGCCACGGCGGTCGGCGCCCCCGGTCCGTACGCCCTCCAGGCCGCGATCGCCGCCTGCCACGCACACGCGTACTCCTACGAGGAGACCGACTGGACGGCCATCGCGACCCTCTACGGCCTGCTCGCCGCCCGCGCCCCGTCCCCGGTCGTCGAACTCAACCGCGCGGTCGCCGTGTCCATGGCCGAGGGCCCGGGCCCGGCCCTGGCGATCGTCGACGACCTCGCCGCCGAACCCGCGCTGCGTGACTACCACCTGCTGCCCAGCGTCCGCGGCGACCTGCTGGCCCGCCTCGGGCGTACGGCGGAGGCGCGCGCCGAGCTCGCGCGGGCCGCCGAGCTCACCCGCAACGCGCGGGAGCGGGAGCTGCTGGCCGCGCGGGTGAGGAGCTCGACCGGCGGCCATGACCGACACGGCGCTCAGCCGTTCGCGGGCGCCCCGAGCAGCATCGTCGGGGCGCCCGCGACGCGTGTGAGGAAGACCGTCGCCGAGTTGGGCCCCTGCGGCTTGACCTTCCGCCGCAACTCCTCGGGCTCCACGGCCGACCCGCGCTTCTTCACGGTCAGCGAGCCGACCTCGCGCTCCCGCAGCAGCGCCTTCAACTTCTTCACACTGAAGTGGAGTTGGTCGGTGATCTCGTAGGCGGACGCGTACGGCGTCGGCCGCAGTTCGTCCGCCGTGACGTACGCGATGGTCGCGTCGACGAGCCCGCCGCCGACCGACTCGGCCACCTCGGCGACCAGATGCGCCCGGATGACGGCCCCGTCGGGCTCGTACAAGTAGCGCCCCACAGGCCGCACTCGGGGGTCCGGCAGCCCCCGTCCGAGCAGCGACCGCGGCCCTGGCAGCAGCGTGGCCCGTACGGCGCCGGGCCGGATCCCGGCCCCGAACCACAGCACCGCCTCCTTCACGTCCCCGCCGTCGGAGATCCACTCGGCCTCGGCGTCGGCCGGGACCGTCTCGTGGGGGATGCCGGGTGCGATCTTCAGCGCGGCGACCCGGGCCGCCGAGGCCGCGCCGACCGCCCACGAGAGCGGCGGGGAGTACGCCTCCGGATCGAAGATCCGCCCGCCCGTCGCCCGACCACCACCCCTCAACGACGCGCTTCGCGCGGCCCCTCCTGGTCTGCCGCCCCGCCGTGCCGGGTCGACGAACACGGCGTCGTAGGCGGACGTGTCCACCTCCGTCACGTCCGCCTCGCGCACCTCGATCAGCTCGGCAAGGCCCAGCGCCTCGGCGTTCGCCCGCGCCACCTCCACCGTCAGCGGATCCCGGTCCACGGCCAGCACCCGGATCCCGGCGCGCGCGAGCGCGAGCGCGTCGCCGCCGATGCCGCAGCACAGGTCGGCGACGGAGGTCACCCCCAGATCGCGGAGGCGTCCCGCCCGGTACGCCGCCACGCTCGTCCGTGTGGACTGCTCGACCCCGTTGGGCGTGAAGAACATCCGCTCGGCGTCCTCGGCCCCGAACTTCGCCGCCGCCCGCTGCCGCAGCCGGGCCTGGCCGAGGGCCGCCGACACCAGATCCGCCGGGTGCTCGCGGCGCAGCCGGGTGGCGACGGCGAGTTCGTCGGCGGGGGCCGTGCCGCGGACCTCGTCGAGGAGGGCACGGCCCTCGGGGGTGAGCAGGGAGCGGAAGGGGAGGAGGTCGTTCACCGGGTCATTGTGGGCCAGTCGGTGGATGGTGCGCCTCCGGCGGCGGTGCCTGCCCCGGTTCGGGGCCGGGTCCTGCGAGGATCCGGCACCATGCGAGCAGTCGTACAAAATGACAAAAATAGGGCCCTGAAGAGGGCTGGTCTCCGTGCGGGCGTCGCCGCGCTCGCCGTCGCCGCCGGCGTCTCCGGCTGTTCGGGGCCGGGCCCGGACAGCGGTGTACGCCCCGCTCCGGGCCAGCAGAGGCTCCAGGCACCCCCCGCACGCGCCCTGGACTCCTACGCCACCCGGCTGAAGGCCGACCGCGCCGCCCTCGCGGCCGCCGCGCGGCACTGGGACCTGGACCAGGTCCCCCTGATGCCCCCGGCGCCCCCGGCCCGCAAACCGCGGATCACCGCCCGCGCCGGCTTCGAGGTCGACGGCCAGGAGGAGGAGAAACTGCCGCCGGTCTTCACCACGATCCCCACCAAGCAGAAGGTCGTCTTCCTCACCATCGACGACGGCGCCGAGAAGGACCCGGCGTTCCTGCGCATGATGAGCGACCTGAAGGTCCCGTACACCGCCTTCCTCAGCAACTACCTGATCAAGGACGACTACGCGTACTTCCGGCAGATGCAGGCCGAGGGCATCACCCTCAACAACCACACCCTCCACCACCCCTATCTGCCCGGTCTGTCCTACGAGGAGCAGAAGAACGAGATCTGCGGCATGCAGGGCGTGATGGAGAAGTGGTTCGGCAAGGCCCCCACCGTCTTCCGCCCGCCCTACGGCAACTACAACGGCGACACCCTGCGCGCCGCCAAGTCCTGCGGCATCAAGTACGCGCCGATCTGGGACGAGGAGGTCTTCGTCGACCACTGGGAGTACCGCGAGGACGACAAGAGCCTGCACCCCGGCGACATCGTGCTCACCCACTTCCGGGGCCGTGACGACTGGGACGGCACGATGGTCGACGACATGCGCCGTTTCCTGAACAAGGTCACCCGCGAGGGGTACGCGGTGGCACGCCTGGAGGACTACCTGTGAAGCGGCCGAGGGGGCGGCGGCGGTGCCGGGCACTGACGGCGGCCGTGCTCGCCTCGGCCGTCCTGCTTCCCGTGAGCGGCTGCGCCCAGTCCGTCGACCCCATCGAACGGCTGGGCAAGAAGGCGGCCGCGCGGGTACGGCCGCGCGGTCCCGACGGCGAGCAGGCGTACCGGCGCTGGGGCCTGGGTTCGCCGCTGGCCCCGGCCCCGACGCCCACGGTGCGTCCCGTGGGGCGGCACACCAAGGGCCGGTCCCTGCCTCCGGTGGTGGACCGCGTCCGCACCCGTGACCGGGTCGTCTTCCTCACCTACGGCGACGGCGCCGAGAAGGACTCCCGGTTCGCCGACATGGTCCGTGAACTGCGGCTCCCGGTCAGCGTGTTCCTCACCGACCGCGCCGCCGGACCGGGGTACGCCCGGCTCGCCCGCCTCCAGTCGGCGGGCGCCGGCGTCCAGAACCACACCCTCGGCCACACCTCGCTGCGCGGACTGTCGTACGCCGGCCAGCGCGCCGAGATCTGCGGCCAGCAGGACAAGCTCAAGTCCCGCTTCGGCCGGCGCCCCAGCCTCTTCCGCCCGCCGCACGGCACGTACGACAGGACGACCCTGCGCGCGGCCGACGACTGCGGTGTCTCGGCGGTGGCCCTCTGGCGTGCCGAGACGACCGCCGACGGCATCACCTACACCCACGGCCCCGAACACCTCCGCCCGGGCGACATCGTCAACGTGGCCCCGGACGACACCACGGGCCCGACCCTCTGCGACCGCACGGCCCGCGTGCTGCGCCGCGCCCAGTCCCGCGGCCTGACGGTGGGCCGCCTGGAGGACTACTTGTGAGGCGCCGCTAGCGTTGCG
Encoded proteins:
- a CDS encoding LCP family protein, producing the protein MTVHDENGDERRRLGRRSRALKAAGLTLAGVLVLGIAAGGWAYWHLDNNIKSVDINSALGDDRPARAVVTPSASASPLPTEAVNILVLGSDSRSGKANKELGGGSSSGARSDTAMVVHIDAGRTEATVVSIPRDTLVSRPSCPLSSGGFTAAAYNAMFNSAYSVGGPVCAVKTVESITDVRMDHYIEIDFSGFAKLVNALGGVTVTTDEDIDDDKSHLHLAAGTHHLNGKQALALARTRHGIGDGSDLGRIGLQQKLVKALLEQMAATDLLTDPAELYRVADAVTSSLTTDTGLDSLKELTRLGQSLKGLSSDHVRTLTMPVVTAPSDPNRVVAKEPAASELWDSLRAG
- a CDS encoding YciI family protein gives rise to the protein MPRYLSLVRIDESTAPADGPSPELMQRMGELIEEITKAGVMLDTAGLTPSAQGTRVRWEGGELSVTDGPFTESKEVIGGYALMQCKDKAEALEWAKRFLKVHEAHWTVTCEVREIAEG
- a CDS encoding RNA-guided endonuclease InsQ/TnpB family protein; this translates as MSDGRRLNCPQLTARERAQIRKHQRRAARAPKGSARKAAEYAKVCKLKTREANRRKDWCEKTSGMLARDYDLIRFEKLNIKNMTASARGTVDRPGNRVRQKAGLNKAILAQGWGLLRQRTEHKAPGRVQDIPAPYTSLRCSACGWIDKNSRKSQAEFVCTVCGFTCNADTNAATNVAAGQDGESRPGPSARAGGTTLPNQRSSVRELQPTQVGISLS
- a CDS encoding helix-turn-helix domain-containing protein, which translates into the protein MYPTPQQEQQMLQHCAHARYVWNLAVEQHSHWRIGRKPAPGFAEQCRQLTEARAENDWLRDGNADVQQQALQDFARAKAARFTSGFGEPTWRKKHRHEGFRVIGTDRVPEFNTDRTPMLNPKTGKQVMGRSVVVQKLNRRRAHVKVHGRGWVRFRLTRPELPAAKTFRVTFRSGQWHVAFARIPSPIGPPGTGQVIGIDRGVESPPPCRTAEG
- a CDS encoding toxin-antitoxin system HicB family antitoxin, producing MIKLNLRLPEDLYAQAKVAAAADDRSLNSWLVAVVRRAVFLEEMPKRPARDPADTDRPDDCADSTRL
- a CDS encoding class I SAM-dependent methyltransferase — protein: MNDLLPFRSLLTPEGRALLDEVRGTAPADELAVATRLRREHPADLVSAALGQARLRQRAAAKFGAEDAERMFFTPNGVEQSTRTSVAAYRAGRLRDLGVTSVADLCCGIGGDALALARAGIRVLAVDRDPLTVEVARANAEALGLAELIEVREADVTEVDTSAYDAVFVDPARRGGRPGGAARSASLRGGGRATGGRIFDPEAYSPPLSWAVGAASAARVAALKIAPGIPHETVPADAEAEWISDGGDVKEAVLWFGAGIRPGAVRATLLPGPRSLLGRGLPDPRVRPVGRYLYEPDGAVIRAHLVAEVAESVGGGLVDATIAYVTADELRPTPYASAYEITDQLHFSVKKLKALLREREVGSLTVKKRGSAVEPEELRRKVKPQGPNSATVFLTRVAGAPTMLLGAPANG
- a CDS encoding polysaccharide deacetylase family protein, with protein sequence MRAVVQNDKNRALKRAGLRAGVAALAVAAGVSGCSGPGPDSGVRPAPGQQRLQAPPARALDSYATRLKADRAALAAAARHWDLDQVPLMPPAPPARKPRITARAGFEVDGQEEEKLPPVFTTIPTKQKVVFLTIDDGAEKDPAFLRMMSDLKVPYTAFLSNYLIKDDYAYFRQMQAEGITLNNHTLHHPYLPGLSYEEQKNEICGMQGVMEKWFGKAPTVFRPPYGNYNGDTLRAAKSCGIKYAPIWDEEVFVDHWEYREDDKSLHPGDIVLTHFRGRDDWDGTMVDDMRRFLNKVTREGYAVARLEDYL
- a CDS encoding polysaccharide deacetylase family protein yields the protein MKRPRGRRRCRALTAAVLASAVLLPVSGCAQSVDPIERLGKKAAARVRPRGPDGEQAYRRWGLGSPLAPAPTPTVRPVGRHTKGRSLPPVVDRVRTRDRVVFLTYGDGAEKDSRFADMVRELRLPVSVFLTDRAAGPGYARLARLQSAGAGVQNHTLGHTSLRGLSYAGQRAEICGQQDKLKSRFGRRPSLFRPPHGTYDRTTLRAADDCGVSAVALWRAETTADGITYTHGPEHLRPGDIVNVAPDDTTGPTLCDRTARVLRRAQSRGLTVGRLEDYL